A stretch of the Paenibacillus dendritiformis genome encodes the following:
- a CDS encoding ATPase has translation MLHLGEKVVIVADRFEQHLPIGEYGYIIAYDRNADNAFDYVIRVPRANRNFFVPASDVEQEGLLLQQEADRIEREALIDYALATHNESLFRRIMNGDAEEDQKEENEQEEAMSQEEFIRQVNLRAWI, from the coding sequence ATGCTGCATTTGGGAGAGAAAGTAGTCATTGTTGCCGACCGCTTCGAACAACATTTGCCTATCGGGGAATATGGCTATATCATTGCCTATGACCGCAATGCGGATAACGCATTCGATTACGTCATCCGGGTGCCGAGAGCAAACCGCAACTTCTTCGTGCCGGCGTCTGACGTCGAGCAGGAAGGCCTGCTGCTGCAGCAGGAAGCGGACCGCATCGAACGGGAAGCGCTTATCGACTATGCACTGGCTACTCACAATGAGTCTCTGTTCCGACGGATCATGAACGGAGATGCGGAAGAAGACCAGAAGGAAGAGAACGAGCAGGAAGAAGCGATGTCTCAGGAAGAGTTCATCCGCCAAGTCAACCTGCGCGCATGGATATAA
- a CDS encoding cupredoxin domain-containing protein yields MANFWVVTPKQWRVGLIAIAAIMVGAAFWRYESMRMEQAAQAAPQETRILHMVTGEFKSTLEDGTEIEAYQFAPGTVNANEGERVELRIRGVNGHRHDFVIEGLDISGTIEKNKETIIRFTAKEGIYRIVCNTHADAASNGPMIGYIVVD; encoded by the coding sequence ATGGCTAATTTCTGGGTTGTCACCCCCAAGCAATGGCGCGTCGGCTTGATCGCCATCGCCGCCATCATGGTCGGCGCCGCCTTCTGGCGGTACGAATCGATGCGGATGGAGCAAGCTGCGCAAGCCGCCCCCCAAGAGACCCGCATCCTGCATATGGTGACGGGCGAGTTCAAGTCCACCTTGGAGGACGGAACCGAGATCGAAGCGTATCAATTCGCCCCCGGCACGGTCAACGCGAATGAAGGAGAGCGCGTCGAGCTGCGTATCCGGGGCGTGAACGGGCACCGTCATGATTTCGTGATTGAAGGCCTCGATATCTCCGGCACCATCGAAAAAAACAAGGAAACGATCATCCGCTTCACCGCGAAGGAAGGGATTTACCGCATCGTCTGCAATACGCATGCCGATGCGGCCAGCAATGGCCCAATGATCGGGTACATCGTGGTCGACTAG
- a CDS encoding DedA family protein, with the protein MEFLHQIVTELLHWVQQLGEWGIMLGLMIEVIPSEIVLAYGGFLVSIQEITFAEAVVFGVIGGVVAQLFVYWIGRYGGRPVLERYGKYILIKPHHIAKSEEWFQKYGTGVIFTARFVPVVRHAISIPAGISKMNVWRFTLLTTLAVIPWTILFVYLGFVLGDKWEQIDDVAGKWVKPFILVALALLIVYVVIKYTYSKKKAGK; encoded by the coding sequence ATGGAATTTTTGCATCAAATTGTGACTGAGCTTTTGCATTGGGTGCAGCAACTGGGAGAATGGGGAATTATGCTTGGCTTGATGATAGAGGTGATTCCGAGCGAGATCGTGCTTGCCTACGGAGGTTTTCTCGTCTCGATTCAAGAGATTACCTTTGCGGAAGCGGTCGTCTTCGGCGTCATCGGCGGGGTTGTCGCCCAGCTGTTCGTCTATTGGATTGGCCGGTACGGGGGGAGACCTGTGCTCGAACGGTACGGCAAATACATTCTCATCAAGCCGCATCATATTGCGAAATCGGAAGAATGGTTCCAGAAATATGGGACAGGCGTTATTTTTACGGCCCGGTTCGTTCCGGTTGTACGGCATGCCATCTCCATACCGGCGGGCATTTCCAAAATGAATGTGTGGCGGTTCACGCTTCTGACGACGCTGGCGGTCATCCCGTGGACGATTCTGTTTGTCTACTTGGGCTTCGTGCTGGGCGATAAATGGGAGCAGATTGACGACGTGGCCGGCAAATGGGTCAAGCCGTTTATTCTCGTTGCCCTGGCGCTGTTAATCGTGTATGTTGTCATTAAATATACGTATTCCAAAAAGAAAGCGGGGAAATAA
- a CDS encoding thioredoxin family protein, producing MAKSVAGVMGKGIRPQAFVDGMQKNKEAFVSWYGQFAWADEEDKAFFESLQYRDDLRCLILAADWCGDVVRNVPVVFRAMEAAQIETEVLIMEQFPETMDQFLTMGGRSVPVVIFADTGGHVLGQWGPRPSDVQAHMIRFKQENPDREAPDYQDKLKVVRQQMMETYGEGTGYQTRIVRELKKLLSSF from the coding sequence ATGGCCAAAAGCGTAGCCGGCGTAATGGGAAAAGGAATTCGCCCCCAAGCCTTTGTGGACGGGATGCAAAAGAACAAGGAGGCCTTCGTCTCCTGGTATGGCCAATTTGCATGGGCGGATGAAGAGGATAAAGCTTTCTTCGAGTCGCTGCAATATCGCGACGACCTGCGCTGCCTTATCCTGGCGGCGGATTGGTGCGGCGATGTCGTCCGCAACGTGCCGGTCGTCTTCCGTGCGATGGAAGCGGCGCAGATCGAGACGGAAGTGCTGATTATGGAGCAATTCCCGGAGACGATGGATCAGTTCCTGACGATGGGCGGCCGTTCGGTTCCGGTTGTCATCTTCGCCGATACCGGCGGACATGTTCTCGGCCAGTGGGGTCCGCGCCCGAGCGATGTGCAGGCGCATATGATCCGCTTCAAGCAGGAGAATCCGGACCGGGAAGCGCCGGACTATCAAGACAAACTGAAAGTGGTAAGGCAGCAAATGATGGAAACGTACGGAGAAGGGACGGGATACCAGACCCGCATCGTGCGCGAGCTCAAAAAGCTGCTGTCTTCCTTTTGA
- the gatC gene encoding Asp-tRNA(Asn)/Glu-tRNA(Gln) amidotransferase subunit GatC, whose translation MSIQVQDVEHVAKLARLNLTDEEKARYTEQLNAILKYAEKLNELDTDDVPPTTHVLPIRNVMRDDAVRPSLPIEKVMLNAPQEEDGQFQVPAVLE comes from the coding sequence ATGAGCATTCAGGTACAAGACGTCGAGCACGTAGCCAAGCTGGCACGGCTCAATTTAACCGATGAAGAAAAAGCGCGCTATACCGAGCAGCTGAACGCGATTCTGAAGTACGCAGAGAAGTTGAACGAGCTGGATACGGATGACGTGCCGCCGACAACGCATGTTCTGCCGATTCGCAACGTGATGCGTGACGATGCCGTTCGTCCATCGCTGCCGATAGAGAAAGTCATGCTTAACGCGCCGCAGGAAGAGGACGGCCAATTCCAGGTTCCGGCGGTTCTGGAGTAA
- a CDS encoding MBL fold metallo-hydrolase produces MFRIQSYTLGPVQTNAYVLINEETKEALVIDPGMNPEPLLQGIQGLKVSAVLLTHAHFDHIGGVDAVRETHGCPVYIHEREADWLTTPELNGSKMWPQVCAPMAMKPAEHLLQDGQTLELIGHTFQVMHTPGHSPGSVSFLHEKRLFSGDVLFRTSVGRTDLRDGDMNVLLQSIHGKLFPLGDDVTVYPGHGPVTTIGYEKEHNPFV; encoded by the coding sequence ATGTTCCGCATTCAAAGCTATACACTCGGCCCGGTTCAGACCAATGCCTACGTGCTGATCAACGAAGAGACGAAGGAAGCGCTCGTCATTGATCCCGGCATGAACCCGGAGCCGCTGCTGCAAGGAATTCAAGGCTTGAAGGTGTCGGCCGTCCTGCTGACCCATGCGCATTTCGATCATATCGGCGGGGTCGACGCCGTGCGTGAAACTCACGGATGCCCGGTCTATATTCATGAGCGGGAAGCTGACTGGCTTACGACGCCCGAGCTGAACGGTTCGAAGATGTGGCCCCAAGTCTGCGCGCCGATGGCGATGAAGCCTGCCGAGCATCTGCTGCAGGACGGACAGACGCTGGAACTGATCGGCCATACGTTCCAGGTTATGCATACGCCGGGCCATTCTCCCGGCAGCGTAAGCTTCCTCCACGAGAAGCGCTTGTTCTCGGGCGACGTTCTCTTCCGCACGTCAGTGGGACGGACGGATCTCCGGGACGGGGATATGAACGTGCTGCTCCAATCGATTCACGGCAAGCTGTTCCCGCTGGGGGATGACGTTACCGTCTATCCGGGGCATGGTCCCGTGACCACAATCGGGTATGAGAAGGAGCATAATCCTTTTGTATAA
- a CDS encoding M24 family metallopeptidase, with product MEGVLKREIEGRIARLQTAMQERTMDGCLITQNVGLYYFTGSMQTGYLFVPKLGEPVYFVKRSLERARHEAGVAVEPLGSFRAFGTLLQERFPAVFRSGRPVIATEYDVLPVQLFERLRSVLPDAAWTDGSAMLRGLRMVKSPWEIERIRTAARAAHHALEQAAAYVRPGMMELQLIAHIEHVFRMQGHVGFIRMRGYNQEIITGMVASGEAGAEPTYFDGPAGGRGLTPASPQGSSRKVIAENEPVLVDIGCCIDGYVIDQTRTLVIGKLDEELERAYDSSEAILRAAEASLKPGTVCESLYAGALKLAEQYGLAEHFMGFGSDQVSFLGHGIGMEMDEWPVLARGFTMPLEPGMVIAIEPKFTFPGRGVVGIENTYLITDDGFEKLTTPPEGVWRIPAP from the coding sequence ATGGAAGGCGTATTGAAGCGAGAAATCGAAGGACGAATTGCCCGGCTGCAGACAGCGATGCAGGAACGAACCATGGACGGCTGTCTGATTACGCAAAATGTCGGGCTTTATTATTTTACCGGATCGATGCAGACCGGGTATCTGTTTGTGCCGAAGCTGGGCGAGCCTGTCTATTTCGTCAAGCGCAGTCTGGAGCGCGCCCGGCATGAAGCCGGGGTGGCGGTCGAGCCGCTCGGCTCCTTCCGCGCTTTCGGCACGCTGCTGCAGGAGCGCTTCCCGGCGGTGTTCAGGTCCGGACGCCCGGTCATTGCCACGGAATACGACGTGCTTCCGGTGCAGTTGTTCGAGCGTCTCCGCTCCGTTCTGCCGGATGCGGCATGGACCGACGGCTCCGCGATGCTGCGCGGCCTGCGGATGGTCAAATCGCCGTGGGAGATCGAACGCATCCGCACGGCCGCTCGCGCCGCGCATCATGCGCTCGAGCAAGCGGCCGCGTACGTTCGTCCCGGCATGATGGAGCTCCAGCTTATCGCCCATATCGAGCATGTGTTCCGGATGCAGGGCCATGTCGGATTTATCCGGATGCGCGGATACAACCAAGAGATTATTACCGGGATGGTCGCATCGGGCGAAGCGGGAGCGGAGCCGACGTACTTCGACGGTCCGGCCGGCGGGCGCGGCTTGACCCCGGCCAGCCCCCAAGGCTCCAGCCGGAAGGTTATCGCGGAGAATGAACCGGTTCTCGTCGATATCGGATGCTGCATCGACGGCTACGTCATCGACCAGACCCGGACGCTCGTCATCGGCAAGCTGGATGAGGAGCTTGAGCGGGCCTACGATTCGTCCGAGGCCATCCTTCGGGCCGCCGAAGCGAGCCTGAAGCCGGGGACGGTGTGCGAGTCGCTGTATGCCGGCGCGCTGAAGCTGGCCGAACAGTACGGCTTGGCGGAGCACTTCATGGGCTTCGGGAGCGATCAGGTCAGCTTCCTCGGCCATGGCATCGGCATGGAGATGGATGAATGGCCCGTGCTGGCACGCGGCTTCACGATGCCGCTTGAGCCCGGCATGGTCATCGCGATCGAGCCGAAATTCACCTTCCCCGGCCGAGGCGTCGTCGGCATCGAGAACACGTATCTGATTACGGACGACGGATTCGAGAAGCTGACCACTCCGCCGGAAGGCGTGTGGCGGATTCCGGCGCCGTAA